The DNA region TATGATTTCAATGGTACAAGAATCTATAATGAATTGTGTAAATTAGGATACGATGGAACTATAAATCCAATATATAGGTATCTTGAAACTCTGAATGAAAAAAAAGGTAGCATTAGTCAAAGAGCTACTGTTAGATTTGAAACTCCGCCAGGAGATCAAGCACAATTTGACTGGGGAGAATACATAACAGTTATAGCTGGTGAAAATGTTAAAATATACTGTTTTACCATGATATTATCTTATTCTAGAAAAAAAGCTGCAGTATGTTCGCTATCCGCTAATGGCGTAGCCATTTATGAAGCCATACAAGACTTATTTATAGAACTTGAAGGTGTAACTAAGGAACTTCTTATAGATAATCCAAAGGCATTAGTAATAAGTCATAAAAAAGGAGAAGAAGTAGAGTTTAACCACAGTGCTTTAAAGTTATTCACATATCTTGGGACAGAGCCGAATGCCTGCCGGCCTCTAAGACCAAGGACAAAAGGTAAGATAGAAAAGCCATTTCAATACATTGAAAATCAATTCATTAAAGGAAGCAGCTTTAACAGTGTGTATGAACTTAACTTAGAAATTAAGCATTTTATGAGGTCATGGAATAAAAAGATTCATGGAACTACTAAAAGAATACCTGATGAAATGTTTAATGAAGAAAAGAGCAGCTTAAAAGGATTTTATAAGAAAATAGTTATTGATACAGAATTAGAAATAAGGATTGTTAGTACGGACTCTTATGTTATGGTTGGAACTAATAAGTATAGTGTTCCCGTCAAATATGTGGATAGACAGGTAAAAATAAGAATAGTATATGGGTATATTCTAGAAATATATGATCTTGATTTAGTTCTCGTTAAAAAATGGAATATACTTCAGGGTAAAAATAGAAAAATTCAAGATAAAGATGATTATAAGGATATTGCAGTAAGAGTACCAAGTTCTATTCCTGAAATTAGAAGGGTATTTGAAAAAACATTTAGACATGGTAATGAGTTTTACAAATTGGCTTCACGGGTTACAAAGCAGCCTCACTTTCATGCAAGAGAATTTTTAAAACTGAAAGATCTATATGATATAGCTGATTTAGATATCATTCTTAAGCATTGTATAGATAGTAACGTATTAAAAATAGATGGAATAAAGTCTTTAATTAAAGAAAAATATCTAGAACTAATAATTGAGCATGAGAGAGTAGAATTAATATTTACTAAACCTAATAAAAATAAGGATACTAATATGAATGAAGAAGGTTTAATAAGACATCTTTCTTACTATGGGAAAGGGGCTAAAAATGAAGGATGAAACTAATATAAACACTAATATAAAGCGCTTGCTAAAACAGTTTAGGCTTCCCGATATATATGATAGATATGACGAAGAAGTTAATTATGCCATAGAAAATAAAATTGGTTATAGAGAATTCTTGTACAAGCTTTTGGCGCTCGAAGAGCAAGGAAAAATGGAACGTCTAAAAATGAGGAACATTAAAAATGCCTGTTTTGATGCATATAAAACAATCGAAGATTTTCATTTCAACTTTCCCAAACATATTAATCAAACGAAAGTTATTGATTTGGCTACTTTAAGTTTTATGGAAAAGAAAGAAAATGTAGTTTTTATTGGGCCTCCCGGCCTTGGTAAAAGTCATTTATCCATTGCAATAGGTATTAAAGCCTGTGAGAAAGGTAAATCTGTTCGTTTTGTCAATGCAATTGAACTAGTTGATGAATTATATAATGCAATAGATTCTGGTAATCTAAAACAAAAATTTAAGAAATTATCAAAAATAGACTTACTTATAATAGATGATATTGGTTATTTAAAAATGGATAAAGAAAAAGAGAGTTTATTTTTTCAGTTAATCCGCCAAAGATACGAAAAAAGCTCTCTAATAGTAACAACAAACTTACCGTTTGAAAGATGGGACGAGATATTCACTAGTGAATTAGCGGCTACTGCTGTACTAGATAGGCTTCTTCACCATTCCCACGTCATAAGTATAACAGGCGATAGCCATAGAGTAAATAGGTATTTACAGGAGGAATAAATTTTGAAAAATAGTATAGCAATAGATTTTGGTGAATTTGTTAATACATTTAATGAAAAAGGAAAAGAAACAGCTATAATTCTCGCAAGAGAGAAATATAATCTTAGTTTCCAACAGCTTAAGAGAAGAATGTTTAATAGTACTGATTATTGTTTTGATAGGTCTTTAAGATTGTATAAGCATAGAGCTAACAATAACATGGATACTGCTGAATTTATGAGTATTGATGAACTTGAGAATAAGAAAACTACAATTAAAGGAGTTGAGCCCCTTCCGGGGCCAAATCTCAATTTGAGTTTTGATGATCTTGTTAAAGATCTTATTAAAGATAGATTATTAATTTTAAATAAATATGTAACCATCGATAATGAATCTAAGCAATTAATAATTAATACTAAAAAATTAAAATATGATGGTTTTGGCCTAAATATAATTTAGACTCTAGGGGGTCAAAATTAAACGTAAAAAGGGGTCAAATTTACTTGACAATCTACAATACTCACCTGCCAACACCTTTTGATTACTAACATCATCTGAAAATTTAATACCTTATATCAATTCTAGTCTTTTAATATTATAAAGATTATTATTCATTTTTATATTCTCTACCGATATCAATATTTAAATATTTTTTATCTTCTCTGCTTATCAATAAAAGAACTAATGCATTAATTGATACCTACATACCAAACAATCTCTTTATTGCATTCATAAATCCGCCCTGATTCTTCTCCTCTACACTCTCCTCTTTTGTTGCAGCCACCATATCTTCTACCTTATAATCATTTTTATTATCTTTATTTAATTTCATTCTAGCTTTGAGTAAATCACCTACCACAATATTATTATCACTATAGGTAACCTTAAGAACATCCCTAGCTCTAGTCATTCCCACATAGAGAAGTTTCTTGGATTCATTAATACTATCTAATAATCTATTATTGATACCGCAGATATACACATATTTAAAATCTAATCCCTTTACGCTATGAATAGTAGAAATATTTACTTTTTCCATATCTATTCTAAACTTTGATTTAGCATTTCCACTCTTACTCATAATAAAATAGGGTATCCCTTTATTAGAAAAAGTATTTTCTAACATATCTATGTACTTTGT from Clostridium pasteurianum BC1 includes:
- the istA gene encoding IS21 family transposase, translated to MKDLRDWHTVKNMYNKGVPIKQIARELNMSKNTVKSLIKKEEEPKYSRSPRVTKIDKFKDIIREWFLDKQYDFNGTRIYNELCKLGYDGTINPIYRYLETLNEKKGSISQRATVRFETPPGDQAQFDWGEYITVIAGENVKIYCFTMILSYSRKKAAVCSLSANGVAIYEAIQDLFIELEGVTKELLIDNPKALVISHKKGEEVEFNHSALKLFTYLGTEPNACRPLRPRTKGKIEKPFQYIENQFIKGSSFNSVYELNLEIKHFMRSWNKKIHGTTKRIPDEMFNEEKSSLKGFYKKIVIDTELEIRIVSTDSYVMVGTNKYSVPVKYVDRQVKIRIVYGYILEIYDLDLVLVKKWNILQGKNRKIQDKDDYKDIAVRVPSSIPEIRRVFEKTFRHGNEFYKLASRVTKQPHFHAREFLKLKDLYDIADLDIILKHCIDSNVLKIDGIKSLIKEKYLELIIEHERVELIFTKPNKNKDTNMNEEGLIRHLSYYGKGAKNEG
- the istB gene encoding IS21-like element helper ATPase IstB, with the translated sequence MKDETNINTNIKRLLKQFRLPDIYDRYDEEVNYAIENKIGYREFLYKLLALEEQGKMERLKMRNIKNACFDAYKTIEDFHFNFPKHINQTKVIDLATLSFMEKKENVVFIGPPGLGKSHLSIAIGIKACEKGKSVRFVNAIELVDELYNAIDSGNLKQKFKKLSKIDLLIIDDIGYLKMDKEKESLFFQLIRQRYEKSSLIVTTNLPFERWDEIFTSELAATAVLDRLLHHSHVISITGDSHRVNRYLQEE